In Ruania alkalisoli, the DNA window GAACGTGCGCTGCGCCGGTGAACTCGCAAAGATCACGCGGGCCAGACGCTCGATTTCAACACGAACGGCTTCGAGCGAACCGCCGTCATCACGAACACCGGAGGTGCCGTCGGTACTACCGGCTGCCGCCCCGATGATGATGTTCTGTTGTGCCCAGGCGCTCTCGTCGAGCGAGTGCTTGAGGTTGTCGAGCGACACCTTGAAGAGGTTGGTACCGGCCGCCAGTGCGGCATCATCATCCTTGATCGACGAGTCGTGAGCTTTGCCAAGGCGGATCAAGTCAGCCGGGTCACATACGTACGACTCCCGTCCCGCCGAAAACTTGAGCGTTCGCAGGAATCGTCGTGCCTCTTCGACGTGATTGGGGTCCTCTGGTGAAACGAGCAGGTGGATGTTGACGGGGTGGTCGTTCTTCGTAGCAGTCGGTAGACGCAGCTCGATGTTCGGGAAGATAAGGCCCACATCGGGAAGACGGCCCGCCGTGTGGAACTCGTGCACCTTCTCGTACTCGTCGATACTGCAGTAGTCCGTTACGCCGAGGGCCTCGATCTTCGGCTCTGCCTGTTCTATGCGTGTGAGGTAGGCCTCCCAAGCATCCTGCCCGAACTGGTTGTTCATTGCGGTACCTGGCGTGTGGATGTGTGGGTCCCATCGACGCCACACCGCCCCTCGTGGATCTGCTTGCGACCTCACTGGATACCCAGCTCTCTGACTGAGCGGCTCGCCGGATGCTTGAACTGCCGCGCGTTGGGGTGTCGGCCTGCTCCGTCCAGGCTCAGCGGTCGCTGGCTCGCGACGCAAACCGGGTCGCCTTTCGTGGCCGACAAGTCCTCGGTTCGAGCGGCGACGCCTTGGCGGACAAAACGGGCATACCCGGTCCCACTGCTGACGTTGTCGGCGTCGATGAACATCAGGCCGATGCCGGGGAAGGTCAGTCGCCTGCCGGTGGCTAGCGCGGTCTCTTCAGTTACCCAGGTCATCGAGTCATTTGTGTGTGTCACGATGAGATCCCCAATGCGGCGAGTAGCGCAGCATGCGCTTGCTTCAGCGCGAGGACGCCCTGCGAGCTCAGCAGCACCTCGTCGAGTTCGATGATGTGGTTCGCGATCTCCTGCTTGGTCGGTACCCGCCACCCCTGGCTCGTGGCCCAGGTCTCCAACGCAGTGGCCCACGGTGCGGCCGTCGCATCAGGCAGGGTTGGTGGTTCGCCGATGGTGACGTTGGCGTTGAGATCGCGAAGCAGCGTGGTGAACGCGTCTCGGTAGAAGTCTGGTTCCAGGGTGTTCTCGATGCCATGGACGCCGATCGCCACGATCCGGTCCTCCGGTATGGCACGACCGATCGCCTCCGCGAGTCTCTCTCCCCCGCCGTCACCGTCGGCGAGGAACGCAACCTTGGCCGCTTGAAAGTCAAGCTCCGGGTAGGAGTCCTTGGGCATCTCAGACAGTCCGGGCGCCACCTGATACGGCAGGCTGTCTACCCCGATCGCCGCGCGCATCAAGGTCGGGAGCACGATCATGTCGGTCGCGCCTTCGGCGATGACCGCACAGCGCGCGGGCGTAAACGCTGCGGCCGAGGCGCCCATAGCGAACATCAGCGAGGTAAATCCCCCGACCCCTTGCCGCCAGAAGCTGTTCTCCACATGGCTCGTCTCGTCAGAGTCGGGCACGACCGCGCGGATACCGGCACCAAGATCGGCGGGCAGACAGCCCGGCGAGTGCGTGGTGTAGATGATCTTGTCGGCTTTGTCCTGTTTGGCGAACATCTGCACGAGGTCGGCCTGAGCGTCGATGTGCAGGCGGGTCTCGGCCTCATCGATCAGGAGGATTGTCGCGCGTCCACTGTCTCGTGCAGCGAGAAAGGAGGTCAGAGCAACGAACATCCGAAGCCCGGCGCTTCGCTCGTCGAACACCGATGCATGTACGCCATCTTCGACAAGACCGATCCGGAGGATGCTGTTCTCGACGTTGAGTTCGACCTTCAGGTCCGACTGCTGCCATGCATTCTTGAAGTAGTTGGCGAGCGTGATGTTCGCCTTGTTCTTGATGGTGTCCCTACGGGACACCTGGCCGGTCTGCACGGCCTGGACGAGTGCGTTCAAGTCGAGTCCGGCTAACCGCGTCAGGTTTGCGAGCGCTGCCGGCACGTCGCCGAGCAGACCGTCA includes these proteins:
- a CDS encoding AAA family ATPase; translation: MRLISARLRGAGRLLDTTIKLDQKLVAIVGPNEAGKTTLLKALAYVDASDALAPAQRSRASTGIADSTPVVSLRYLVSDEVRKDLADLELEEAPTEFFVSRRADGEGPSFTVRPAPRKSEVALKQLAVDLSDSLAATTVLEPLPIDAAEDAEAPEPLDGGPLLDELRLLQQDLDTYLAAPVDEREPIEALRQRADEDVEALKAFADTDSLQRLLPSLGAWVDRDDPTETTKEELWNRTPDVAMFTEADRTLASTYTLDDGLLGDVPAALANLTRLAGLDLNALVQAVQTGQVSRRDTIKNKANITLANYFKNAWQQSDLKVELNVENSILRIGLVEDGVHASVFDERSAGLRMFVALTSFLAARDSGRATILLIDEAETRLHIDAQADLVQMFAKQDKADKIIYTTHSPGCLPADLGAGIRAVVPDSDETSHVENSFWRQGVGGFTSLMFAMGASAAAFTPARCAVIAEGATDMIVLPTLMRAAIGVDSLPYQVAPGLSEMPKDSYPELDFQAAKVAFLADGDGGGERLAEAIGRAIPEDRIVAIGVHGIENTLEPDFYRDAFTTLLRDLNANVTIGEPPTLPDATAAPWATALETWATSQGWRVPTKQEIANHIIELDEVLLSSQGVLALKQAHAALLAALGISS